Proteins encoded together in one Coffea arabica cultivar ET-39 chromosome 2c, Coffea Arabica ET-39 HiFi, whole genome shotgun sequence window:
- the LOC113728046 gene encoding acetyl-coenzyme A carboxylase carboxyl transferase subunit alpha, chloroplastic-like isoform X2, which produces MTSLSITAANYGRGRSEENSILGHWPSFSFRNELFSNSITVGGLSGCSEGVWFRAVQESRVLSEKKFRVAAKIKRGKKHDYPWPDDIDPNTDNPLAYLSYFKPLDEKPKPVTLAFEKPLVDLEKKIMEVSRMADETGLDFSNQINALEAKYEQALKDLYTHLTPIQRLTIARHPNRPTVLDHIVNITDKWVELHGDRAGYDDPAIVTILGSIKGRSYMFIGHQKGRNTKENIMRNFAMPTPHGYRKALRMMKYADHHGFPIVTFVDTPGAFADLKSEELGQGEAIAHNLRTMFGLKVPIVTVVTGEGGSGGALAIACANKLFMLENSAFYVASPEACAAILWKSSQAAPKAAEKLRITAQEHYRLRIADGIIPEPLGGAHADPLWSSQQIKFAIIQAVVELSKMSTEELLRHRMLKFRSIGVGGYKEDGLVEPERKRNMKPSEVNAPKNADIESELEDLRNKIFEAKGPSDPITIGAVGKLEEDLDREMTKAFISMVLKDKIESLKLDIARARKPNQPLSRPLQEKADKIVKEFKQKLSWPGAYLGLKQKLQTLTMARRLIKLKEQSSRLKTEVNQKITQEIRAKMDHFKKALEKSSRGDSLDSYLAEELQMVKKELEDVLRSANLDIVGITKRKDEFKQPDIKEKAKQINKEISQEIESAVDRAGVRNKIEELKVEFAKDSSSEKVKKLEAEIKQRVASALSVSQLKEEIEKLRQELASSTRADVGAAVGADSGRL; this is translated from the exons ATGACTTCATTATCTATAACGGCTGCAAACTATGGAAGAGGAAGAAGTGAAGAGAATAGCATTCTGGGACACTGGCCAAGTTTTTCTTTCAGAAATGAGCTCTTTTCTAATAGTATTACTGTTGGCGGTTTGTCTGGGTGTTCAGAGGGTGTTTGGTTCAGAGCTGTGCAAGAATCAAGAGTGCTAAGCGAGAAGAAATTTCGGGTTGCTGCTAAAATCAAAAGAGGGAAGAAGCATGATTACCCTTGGCCAGATGATATTGACCCAAACACTGACAATCCATTAGCTTATCTGTCTTACTTTAAGCCTCTCGATGAGAAACCTAAACCAGTCACCCTCGCTTTTGAGAAGCCATTGGTTGATTTGGAAAAAAAGATAATGGAG GTATCGCGAATGGCTGATGAAACTGGACTAGATTTCAGCAATCAGATCAATGCTCTTGAAGCTAAGTATGAACAG GCTCTCAAAGATCTATACACACATTTAACACCAATTCAACGCTTGACTATTGCTCGACATCCAAACAGGCCAACTGTTCTGGATCATATCGTGAACATCACAGATAAA TGGGTAGAACTCCATGGAGATCGTGCAGGCTATGATGATCCAGCTATTGTGACTATCTTAGGGAGCATCAAAGGTAGAAGCTATATGTTCATAGGTCATCAGAAAGGAAGAAACACCAAAGAAAATATTATGCGCAACTTTGCCATGCCAACTCCTCATGG CTATAGGAAGGCATTGCGGATGATGAAATACGCTGATCATCACGGTTTTCCTATTGTTACCTTTGTAGATACACCAGGGGCTTTTGCTGATCTGAAATCTGAGGAACTTGGTCAG GGTGAAGCTATAGCCCACAATTTAAGGACAATGTTTGGCCTTAAGGTTCCAATTGTAACAGTTGTGACTGGTGAAGGTGGTTCAGGTGGAGCTCTTGCAATTGCTTGTGCCAACAAgttgtttatgttggaaaacTCTGCATTTTATGTTGCAAG TCCAGAAGCATGTGCTGCGATACTGTGGAAGTCCTCCCAAGCAGCTCCAAAG GCTGCTGAAAAGCTGAGGATTACTGCACAAGAACATTATAGGCTAAGGATTGCAGATGGAATCATCCCC GAACCTCTTGGTGGCGCACATGCTGATCCTCTGTGGAGTTCTCAACAGATTAAATTTGCAATCATCCAGGCTGTAGTG GAATTGAGCAAAATGAGTACTGAAGAACTGCTTCGCCACCGTATGCTCAAATTTCGGTCAATTGGAGTTGGAGGTTATAAAGAAGATGGTCTGGTTGAACCTGAAAGGAAGCGTAACATGAAGCCATCCGAGGTAAATGCCCCAAAGAATGCTGACATAGAATCTGAGCTTGAAGATCTGAggaacaaaatttttgaagcaAAGGGTCCATCTGATCCAATCACCATTGGAGCAGTTGGGAAACTTGAAGAAGATCTTGACCGGGAGATGACCAAAGCTTTCATTTCTATGGTCTTGAAAGACAAGATTGAGTCACTCAAGTTGGATATAGCCAGAGCCCGTAaaccaaatcaaccacttagCAGGCCTTTACAGGAGAAAGCAGACAAAATAGTCAAAGAATTTAAGCAGAAGTTATCTTGGCCTGGGGCCTATCTTGGATTGAAGCAAAAGCTACAAACTCTTACCATGGCTAGAAGGCTCATTAAGTTGAAAGAGCAAAGTAGCAGACTGAAAACTGAAGTTAACCAGAAAATTACACAAGAGATCAGAGCCAAGATGGATCATTTCAAAAAGGCTTTGGAGAAGTCATCAAGAGGAGATTCATTAGATAGCTATTTAGCTGAGGAATTACAAATGGTTAAGAAAGAACTAGAGGATGTTTTGAGGTCAGCTAACTTGGACATCGTGGGAATAACTAAAAGAAAGGACGAATTCAAACAACCTGATATTAAGGAGAAGGCAAAGCAGATAAACAAAGAGATCAGCCAGGAAATAGAAAGTGCAGTAGACAGAGCAGGAGTTCGGAACAAAATTGAAGAACTAAAGGTGGAATTTGCA
- the LOC113728046 gene encoding acetyl-coenzyme A carboxylase carboxyl transferase subunit alpha, chloroplastic-like isoform X1: protein MLKFFSLCSSCFNSDCKSGFEMTSLSITAANYGRGRSEENSILGHWPSFSFRNELFSNSITVGGLSGCSEGVWFRAVQESRVLSEKKFRVAAKIKRGKKHDYPWPDDIDPNTDNPLAYLSYFKPLDEKPKPVTLAFEKPLVDLEKKIMEVSRMADETGLDFSNQINALEAKYEQALKDLYTHLTPIQRLTIARHPNRPTVLDHIVNITDKWVELHGDRAGYDDPAIVTILGSIKGRSYMFIGHQKGRNTKENIMRNFAMPTPHGYRKALRMMKYADHHGFPIVTFVDTPGAFADLKSEELGQGEAIAHNLRTMFGLKVPIVTVVTGEGGSGGALAIACANKLFMLENSAFYVASPEACAAILWKSSQAAPKAAEKLRITAQEHYRLRIADGIIPEPLGGAHADPLWSSQQIKFAIIQAVVELSKMSTEELLRHRMLKFRSIGVGGYKEDGLVEPERKRNMKPSEVNAPKNADIESELEDLRNKIFEAKGPSDPITIGAVGKLEEDLDREMTKAFISMVLKDKIESLKLDIARARKPNQPLSRPLQEKADKIVKEFKQKLSWPGAYLGLKQKLQTLTMARRLIKLKEQSSRLKTEVNQKITQEIRAKMDHFKKALEKSSRGDSLDSYLAEELQMVKKELEDVLRSANLDIVGITKRKDEFKQPDIKEKAKQINKEISQEIESAVDRAGVRNKIEELKVEFAKDSSSEKVKKLEAEIKQRVASALSVSQLKEEIEKLRQELASSTRADVGAAVGADSGRL from the exons ATGCTCAAGTTCTTCAGTTTATGTAGCTCATG CTTCAATTCTGATTGTAAATCAGGGTTTGAGATGACTTCATTATCTATAACGGCTGCAAACTATGGAAGAGGAAGAAGTGAAGAGAATAGCATTCTGGGACACTGGCCAAGTTTTTCTTTCAGAAATGAGCTCTTTTCTAATAGTATTACTGTTGGCGGTTTGTCTGGGTGTTCAGAGGGTGTTTGGTTCAGAGCTGTGCAAGAATCAAGAGTGCTAAGCGAGAAGAAATTTCGGGTTGCTGCTAAAATCAAAAGAGGGAAGAAGCATGATTACCCTTGGCCAGATGATATTGACCCAAACACTGACAATCCATTAGCTTATCTGTCTTACTTTAAGCCTCTCGATGAGAAACCTAAACCAGTCACCCTCGCTTTTGAGAAGCCATTGGTTGATTTGGAAAAAAAGATAATGGAG GTATCGCGAATGGCTGATGAAACTGGACTAGATTTCAGCAATCAGATCAATGCTCTTGAAGCTAAGTATGAACAG GCTCTCAAAGATCTATACACACATTTAACACCAATTCAACGCTTGACTATTGCTCGACATCCAAACAGGCCAACTGTTCTGGATCATATCGTGAACATCACAGATAAA TGGGTAGAACTCCATGGAGATCGTGCAGGCTATGATGATCCAGCTATTGTGACTATCTTAGGGAGCATCAAAGGTAGAAGCTATATGTTCATAGGTCATCAGAAAGGAAGAAACACCAAAGAAAATATTATGCGCAACTTTGCCATGCCAACTCCTCATGG CTATAGGAAGGCATTGCGGATGATGAAATACGCTGATCATCACGGTTTTCCTATTGTTACCTTTGTAGATACACCAGGGGCTTTTGCTGATCTGAAATCTGAGGAACTTGGTCAG GGTGAAGCTATAGCCCACAATTTAAGGACAATGTTTGGCCTTAAGGTTCCAATTGTAACAGTTGTGACTGGTGAAGGTGGTTCAGGTGGAGCTCTTGCAATTGCTTGTGCCAACAAgttgtttatgttggaaaacTCTGCATTTTATGTTGCAAG TCCAGAAGCATGTGCTGCGATACTGTGGAAGTCCTCCCAAGCAGCTCCAAAG GCTGCTGAAAAGCTGAGGATTACTGCACAAGAACATTATAGGCTAAGGATTGCAGATGGAATCATCCCC GAACCTCTTGGTGGCGCACATGCTGATCCTCTGTGGAGTTCTCAACAGATTAAATTTGCAATCATCCAGGCTGTAGTG GAATTGAGCAAAATGAGTACTGAAGAACTGCTTCGCCACCGTATGCTCAAATTTCGGTCAATTGGAGTTGGAGGTTATAAAGAAGATGGTCTGGTTGAACCTGAAAGGAAGCGTAACATGAAGCCATCCGAGGTAAATGCCCCAAAGAATGCTGACATAGAATCTGAGCTTGAAGATCTGAggaacaaaatttttgaagcaAAGGGTCCATCTGATCCAATCACCATTGGAGCAGTTGGGAAACTTGAAGAAGATCTTGACCGGGAGATGACCAAAGCTTTCATTTCTATGGTCTTGAAAGACAAGATTGAGTCACTCAAGTTGGATATAGCCAGAGCCCGTAaaccaaatcaaccacttagCAGGCCTTTACAGGAGAAAGCAGACAAAATAGTCAAAGAATTTAAGCAGAAGTTATCTTGGCCTGGGGCCTATCTTGGATTGAAGCAAAAGCTACAAACTCTTACCATGGCTAGAAGGCTCATTAAGTTGAAAGAGCAAAGTAGCAGACTGAAAACTGAAGTTAACCAGAAAATTACACAAGAGATCAGAGCCAAGATGGATCATTTCAAAAAGGCTTTGGAGAAGTCATCAAGAGGAGATTCATTAGATAGCTATTTAGCTGAGGAATTACAAATGGTTAAGAAAGAACTAGAGGATGTTTTGAGGTCAGCTAACTTGGACATCGTGGGAATAACTAAAAGAAAGGACGAATTCAAACAACCTGATATTAAGGAGAAGGCAAAGCAGATAAACAAAGAGATCAGCCAGGAAATAGAAAGTGCAGTAGACAGAGCAGGAGTTCGGAACAAAATTGAAGAACTAAAGGTGGAATTTGCA